A genomic window from Bicyclus anynana chromosome 11, ilBicAnyn1.1, whole genome shotgun sequence includes:
- the LOC112046565 gene encoding inositol monophosphatase 1 gives MSDAIDEYFDAALELVKSAGNLITEFTTGCKEYKLKSSDIDLVTEIDKKVEDTLISGLSTRFPSHKFIGEESVADGAKCVLTDDPTWIIDPIDGTLNFIHGYPSSCISLGLTINKEAVAGIIYNPIVNQLFTAKQGQGAFLNGQPIHVSQVKDMRNAIISFEAGTSRDKDKQHAVLENFKLIVIKGQGVRTVGSAALNMAMVALGGADAYFEFGIHAWDIAAGDIIVREAGGVCIDPAGGAFDILSRRVLCASSMELAQEMSTVLHQYYPERD, from the coding sequence ATGTCTGACGCAATCGACGAATATTTCGATGCCGCCTTGGAGCTCGTGAAAAGCGCCGGAAACCTTATAACTGAGTTCACAACTGGCTGCAAGGAGTACAAACTGAAGTCTTCCGATATTGATTTAGTTACGGAAATAGATAAAAAGGTGGAGGACACATTGATCAGTGGGTTATCGACAAGGTTTCCTTCACACAAGTTTATCGGCGAAGAATCAGTAGCTGACGGCGCAAAATGTGTTCTAACCGACGACCCAACGTGGATTATCGACCCTATAGACGGCACACTCAACTTCATCCACGGCTACCCAAGCAGCTGTATATCTCTCGGATTGACGATCAACAAAGAGGCGGTCGCAGGTATAATATACAATCCTATCGTTAACCAACTGTTTACGGCTAAACAAGGTCAAGGAGCTTTCCTAAATGGGCAGCCCATACATGTATCGCAAGTTAAAGACATGCGTAATGCTATTATATCATTTGAAGCTGGGACTAGTAGGGACAAGGACAAACAACATGCTGTATTAGAAAATTTCAAGTTGATTGTTATTAAAGGGCAGGGTGTGAGGACTGTTGGGTCTGCTGCCTTGAACATGGCAATGGTAGCATTAGGGGGTGCTGATGCctattttgaatttggaatccACGCTTGGGATATTGCAGCAGGGGATATAATTGTTAGAGAAGCGGGAGGGGTGTGTATTGATCCAGCAGGCGGGGCCTTTGATATACTTTCTCGGCGGGTACTCTGTGCTAGTAGTATGGAACTGGCTCAGGAGATGTCTACCGTGTTACATCAATATTACCCTGAGAGAGATTAA